The following is a genomic window from Nymphaea colorata isolate Beijing-Zhang1983 chromosome 3, ASM883128v2, whole genome shotgun sequence.
TCTCCACATCAATATCACGTTAACTGCACATTGTCATTGTTGATGCGGAATTCAAAGCATAGGTTTTGGTAGAATTGGATGTGCATTTGACATTTGGAAATGGACAACGGCTTCAAGGTTTCGTCCAAGTTACGATGGAAATATTCAGCTTGACTTCGCATTTATGCTCATCCAAACAAATGACTAGAATTAATCTGCCGCTCGTGATGGTTCTTCTACAAAGAGAGAGGAGCACCTTCTAAACCTGCGGCTGCCACCACTAGTCTGCGTGGAACGGGTCTAACTTGAACTATTATTATGAAAAGATCAATCAGATGTTCGTATTCAGCGGACTTCGCCATTCAAAAACCGCGTATATTTCCACAAAGCAATTTGCGGATATAAGTTTCCTTCTGCCGATGCCATCGATCGCCACGCGCATCGTTACGTCAACAGTGTACTTCCTCTTTCTATATATAAGGAAGACGCTTATCTGTGCCACTCATCATTCATTCCTCCCTTAATTTACTTTCCTGTAAGAGATCGTTAATTTCCCCCTAGTTTTAGAAGAGCTCGCTTCACTGGTAAGCTACCTATGGCacgtttctcttcttttctcgtGATCGCTGCGATGGCAGCCATGGCCTTTGTAGCCATTGCCCACCCATATCAACCTTCTGGATGGATTACTGTTCCGAATGTGAAGAAGAACAGCCATGTTCAGTACTTGGGAAAGTTTGCTGTTACAAGGTATAATGAGCAGAAAAAGGCTTATCTCGAGTTCATTCAGGTGACAAAAGCACAGGTACTTGATCGCGGCACGGAGCACTACACATACAAGTTGGTGATTAAGGTTCATGATGGCTACGCTGTCAAATTTTTCAAGAGCGAGGTGTTCCAAGATCTGTCAGCACCTGGCCAGCCCCCTATCCTCAACTTGGGTTACTTCATTCCCCTGTAACAAAATTTCAGTATTATGATACTCGGAATGCATGTCATATTATCTTCCAATCTTTACTACAAAAATAAGTAGCTGTGTCATGGAATGATGCGGCACGTCAGTTGTACGCGACAAGGAATAAAATTTTCGTATCATCTTCTGTTTATGTACtacatatatgaaagatatCACATGCCTAATCTTCTTTTCCAATGCAAACCTGAattcttcttcatcaatttcACAACTTTGTTATtagcactaaaaaaaaaactatagcAAACGTCCTTTTTCTCCTAGTTTGGCCCCTGTAATTGAAAGGGTTGTCCcctctgaaaatttcagaaatgatCATCAGTAGATTAAAGAATTATTCAGCTacccaaaacaaattcatgGCTTCTGCCCGGACTTCAtgtcaaagaaaaataatgattttGTCGTCACGTTGTATATCCTATCAGTGaccaatttttcttctttgacgGCGCCATCAAGAGATACGAACTACTAGCTTCACACGTTTGGCTGCATGTCATGACCACCCCTGCCATGGCGATCGAACATCAGCATGCACTACAGAGCACCACTCATTAATTCGCCCATACCTTGTAATTGAAAGTAGCTGGTAGCTCCTCCTCCATCAAGGCTTGGCCAACATCCTTCTCCAGTAACTATAGTGAAAGGAATGCGACAACTCTCGCGTTTCCTTGCGACATGGTGATGGCAATAGCAGCACTGGCTTCTTCATGCACAAAGAGAACTTGATAAAAACTGAGGCAATCACATTTTTGCTGAAATGAATTAAATCTTTGATACTGTATAATAATTAACCTGCGTCTATCTCATGCCAGTCAATGCTTCTTGCCACGTTCATCCAAACCACACAACATTTTCCATTTCTAACAAGGATGACAGAATTCCACAGCATCGGTGTCATCAGATGAAGACTCTGAAGGATTTTATTGAGGAAACATGTTTATATTCTGAACTTAGATACGTATGTAGAGATTAAAGAAAagatgtaaaagaaaagaatgaaagagaaGCAGCTGGTCCATTATGTTGGAGAGGGAGATCTAGGGAGAGAGAAGGGGCGTGGGAAGCTCAACGTGATCACGCCGGGCATCCAGTCTGTGAATATGGCAAGCTAAACGTGGCCACTCCTTGCATATCTAGAATTTTCCTCCTTCAAAGATTGAAGTAGATGATCAGACTGCCCAGATGAAGGAAGATCATGGGCATTTGCGGCTTTTCAATTTTGCCCCTCCCCCTAGTCATTCCATTTAAAAAAAGTGTTAAATTGATCAGTTAGATCACTAAAGGCGGGTTTCTCTAAGTCGGGCCTTCGTTGACAGCTATATGTGCAATCAAACTTTTGTTTATCACAACAAGCAAGCCTCTCCTTTTCGTGCCTTTGAGTTTCAACTATCTATGATCACTAttgatcaaagaaaaaaattgtccaACTTAGAGAACCCGTTCTTATTttattcacaaaaagaaaaatccatcaATGGCAGGAAGTTTACGACAGGTCGCAATAGACTTTGCAATTTACTTACTGATCAAAAGTCTAGGAATCAATACCAAGCCATTTTCAGTTATGAGCACCGAAGTGTTTTGTCTTCAATGTTTTGGTTGAAAAT
Proteins encoded in this region:
- the LOC116249885 gene encoding uncharacterized protein LOC116249885 isoform X4; the encoded protein is MARFSSFLVIAAMAAMAFVAIAHPYQPSGWITVPNVKKNSHVQYLGKFAVTRYNEQKKAYLEFIQVTKAQVLDRGTEHYTYKLVIKVHDGYAVKSFKSEVLQDLSAPGQPPVLNLGYFMPL